A single window of Candidatus Binataceae bacterium DNA harbors:
- a CDS encoding inositol monophosphatase family protein, which yields MPDEIENVALRAARAAGRIHLKRLSRINIVRKSNSIDLVTEADRESEAAIIEVIHRAFPTHAVLAEESGASIHKSDHQWIIDPLDGTTNFAHGFPQFCVSIAYQHRGHTQFGVIYDALKKESFTARLGRGARLNSKPIHVSTTDSLSASLLATGFPYDRRERRRYYLCFWEAFMMRCQGVRRTGAAALDLAYVACSRTDGFWEFGLKAWDVAAGALIVEEAGGRVTNMDGSSLDIHAGKVVATNGRVHAQMIAVLEETRPEAERRHAEMLRESHAAA from the coding sequence GTGCCCGACGAAATCGAAAATGTCGCGCTGCGTGCGGCCCGCGCGGCTGGCAGAATTCATCTCAAGCGGTTGAGCCGAATCAACATCGTACGCAAGTCCAACTCGATCGATCTGGTGACCGAGGCTGACCGCGAATCGGAAGCCGCCATCATCGAGGTTATCCATCGGGCGTTTCCCACCCACGCCGTCCTCGCGGAGGAGAGCGGTGCCAGCATCCACAAGTCGGACCATCAATGGATCATCGATCCGTTGGATGGCACGACCAATTTCGCGCACGGGTTTCCGCAGTTCTGCGTTTCCATTGCATATCAGCATCGGGGGCACACTCAGTTCGGAGTGATCTACGATGCGCTGAAAAAGGAATCGTTCACCGCCAGACTGGGACGTGGCGCGAGGCTGAACAGCAAGCCTATCCATGTGAGCACTACCGACTCGCTGAGCGCCTCGCTGCTCGCGACCGGGTTTCCCTACGACCGCCGCGAGCGGCGACGCTACTATTTGTGCTTCTGGGAGGCATTCATGATGCGCTGCCAGGGCGTGCGCCGGACCGGAGCGGCCGCGCTCGACCTTGCGTACGTGGCATGCAGCCGCACCGACGGCTTCTGGGAATTCGGCCTAAAGGCCTGGGATGTTGCCGCCGGCGCGCTGATCGTGGAGGAAGCAGGCGGTCGCGTGACCAACATGGATGGTTCCTCACTCGATATTCATGCCGGCAAGGTGGTGGCGACCAATGGCCGCGTGCACGCGCAGATGATCGCCGTCCTTGAGGAAACCCGCCCCGAGGCGGAGCGTCGTCACGCCGAAATGCTCCGCGAATCCCACGCCGCGGCGTAA